Part of the uncultured Anaeromusa sp. genome is shown below.
CGTAGTTCACATTTTCTAGTTTAGCCGTTTCTTCTGCTGCGTTCTAAGGCTTGCGGCCAATGAGCAGCAAAAGAGCGTATAGCAAAGCTTGCGGGCGGGGCGGACAGCCGGGAAGCTTCATGTGTACCGGGATGAAATCTTCTACCTTGCCGGCTAACGCGTAAGGAGCGCCGTTGACGCAGCCTCCGGAAGAACAGGCGCCCACAGTTAGAACGCGCTTGGGTTCCGGCATGGCTTCGTAGGTGCGCAAAACGGCGTCTTTTAGGTGATGCGTAACACCGCCGGTGACCATTAACAGGTCGGCGTGACGGGGCGAGGCGACAAAAGAAATGCCATAACGCGCCAAATCGTAATAAGGATTCCCCAAGGCGGCCATCTCAAAATCGCAAGCATTGCAGGAGCCTGCGTCCAGGTGCCGAATCGCCAGAGAGCGGCCGAAAATACGATGCGTTTCTTCGGCGAGCTCTTTACCTAAAGCCGTATGAAAGGCGTGATAGCTTTCCGGAACGTGCTGCAGCAAATGACGCTCGCAAGATTCCAAGCAAAGGCCGCAAAAAGTGCAGCGCTCCGGATTCCATTGCCAGTCAGGCTGCGTGGTAAGGGCGCCTGTGGGACAGGCGGATACGCAATGATGGCATTGACTGCAGCTTTCTGTTTGCTGCAGCCGGCCGCGCAGCGTGAGCGGCGAGGGGGCTGCTGTTTTTTCAGTAACACAACCGGTTTGAAAAATGGTATTTAACAATTTCCACATGATTGTACTCCTAACGGTCGAGACAAGCGTAACACAGCTCGAAGCTTTTATTGATTAAAGGAAAGTCTGGAATGATGTTTCCCGGCACCGTCAGCGGTACGGCCATCCAGTTGGGGTACGACGCAGAGCGCAGGAAGAGACGGGACAGATGACCGCTGCTGTCAATTTGCAGCCAGATGAACTCGCCGCCACGAGGCGATTCCGCCCAACCCAAGGCGCTGCCTGGCGGCGGCAAGGGCGGAATGGGCGTTTGCATGGGGCCGGGCGGCAATTGGCGCAGCGCTTTGCTTAAAAGCAGCAGACTTTCCTGGGCTTCGTCGGCGCGCAAAAAAAGCCGGGCGGCTACATCGCCTTCTTTACGCACTGGGATGTGCGGCTGCAAGGCTTGGTAAGCGCCGTAGGGAAGGTCGCGCCGCAAGTCAATATCTACGCCGGAAGCGCGCGCCGCAGGGCCGACTACGCCCAGTTCCAGGGCGGCTTTATGAGGCAGAATGCCCGTGGTTTCCGTGCGTTGGCTTAAGGCGTCATGTCCAGCTAAGAGGTCAATGAAGTTTTTTACTTTTTCTTCAAGCTGTCCTAGAAACTGCAGCAGCTCTTGCTGGTCTTTGTCATTGATATCGCGGGACACGCCGCCTGGCGTAATCCAGCTGCGCAAGAAACGGTGCCCGGTGAGTCGTTCATTCCAGCGCTGACAATCTTCTTTCAAACGGCTACCGATGCTGACTCCTGCGTGGAAGCCGACGCCGGCGCAAAGATTCCCCATATCCCCCAGATGGTTGTACAGCCGCTCCAGCTCGCAGGCGATAAGGCGCAGCATAGCGGCGCGAGGGGGGATTTCCTGGCGGCAAAGCGTTTCGATCGCCTGGCAAAAGGCCATGGCATGGGTAACGCTGCAAGCGCCGCAGACGCGTTCTACGCCATGAAGAGCCTGGCTGACGGTGCGGCCTTCCATGGCTTTTTCTACGCCGCGGTGCGTGTAGAAAAGACGCGCTTCTAGATGCAGTACGTTTTCACCGGCTTGGGTGAAACGAAAATGTCCCGGTTCAATGATGCCGGCGTGAATGGGGCCGACTGGCGTTTCAAAAAGACCTTCGCCGCTGGCGCGCGGAACCGGGAAGGCTTCGCCTTCGGGCGGTATCGCCGCTCCCGCATCTTTACGCAGCGGAAAGACACCGCGCGCATGATGCAGTACCAGCGGTCGCAAGTCAGGATGACCAGCCGGGGACAGGCCGAATAAATCGTGAATTTCCCGTTCGTACCAGGCTGCGCCGGGAAAGATCGCAGTGATGCTGGGGAAAGAGGTCGAGGAGGCGGAGAGCGGCAGACGCAGCAGTTGCAAATCCTGCTCTTGGGCTTGGAAGAACACGGCATATATGGCATAAACGCCGTGCAGCGCTCTCTCGTCATTTGCGAATAAGGCGGACAATTGATAATCGCGCCCGTGGAGCTGAGCGGTTTGCGCCTGCCAATTTACGGGCAATACATCATGGCTTTGCATAAGGGGCACCTCCCAGGGCGATCAAAGTAGCGTCATTCAGCAGTTGGACCAGCATATCCGGCAGGAAGAGGCCGCCGATAGCAACCAGCAGCAAAGAGCCGACCAGGATGAAGCGAGTCAAATGATTTAAAGGCACGGAGTGGTGACTGTGCGGCGCCGTGCCGCCTGTGAGCTGGCCGGCATAATGCATTAAGCCGGCAAAAGCGCCTGCTAAAAGCAGCAGCAGCAAAGCCGCCAGCCAAGGGCGATCTGCGGCGAAAAGCGCTTGGAGCAGCAAGAACTTGCTGAGGAAAACGCTAAAGGGAGGCGTGCCGGTAATGGACAGCATGGCGGCCAAGAAGATCCAGCCCAGAAAAGGAGAGGTTTGTAAGAGGCCGCGGATACGGGAAAGCTGCCGCGAATGATATTCCTGCGTAATAAAGCCGGCTGCGTAGAAAAGAGCGGACTTAGTAAAGCCGTGAGTCAATACATGCAGCAGGCAGGCAAAGAGGGCGGCAGGCGTGCCGACGCCAGCGCCGATGGCGAGAATACCCATGTGTTCCACACTGGAATAAGCGAGCAAACGCTTGAGATCATGCTGCAGCAGCAAGAAGGGAACCGCCACTGCCAGCGATAAAATGCCTAAAGCCAGCAGCGCTGTTTCCGGCAGTTCCGGAGGCAGAGACGGACGCAAGATAGCGATATGCCGCAACAGTACATAAAAAGCGCAGCTGAGCAACGCCCCAGACAAAAGGCCGCTTACAGGCGCCGGCGCTTGGCTGTGGGCGTCTGGAAGCCAGGTGTGCATAGGTGCTAAGCCGGCTTTGGTGGCGTAACCAATCAGCAGGAAAGCAAAAGCTAAACGGGACAAGGGCGCATCTAAAAGGACGCCAGGCTGGCTGAGCGCGACAAGGCTTAGGGGCTGGTCCAGCGCGACGCCAGCTGTGGCTTGGGCCTGGTACAACAAAATGGCGCCGAGCATAGCCAAGCTGATGCCGACCGTGCAAAGGAGCACGTATTTCCAAGCGGCTTCCAAGGAAGAGCGGTTGGACTGGAACGCTACAAGCAAGGTGCTGGCCAGGGTGGTGGCCTCAATGGCTACCCAGACAAAGCCTAGATTTTCCAAAAACAAGGCGCTTTGCATGGTGAAAATAAACAATTGCAGCAGCGCATAATATTGGCCTAAGCGGCGAGGCTGCAGATGGCCGCCAGCTATTTCGGCAGCTAAGTACGGGCCGGAAACCGCTAAAGCGGACAGGCCCAAAGAAGCGACCAAAAGGGAGAAAATCAGACTGAGCGCATCGACATACAACCAATTATCCCAGGAGAGCGGCAGCGGGCCTTGCAGCCAAAGCCAACCGACGGCGCTTAACGAGAGAACGGCGGCGGCTACATTGAAGCGATACAGCCACGGAGAATTTTTGAAAAGAAGTATGCTGCCTATGGCCGCTGCCAAAGGGCAGAACATGGTGAATAAGGCAAATAAATACATGTGGCTATCATCCTTTGAGATTTTTTAACACGGACGTATCTGTGGTTTGGAAGGAGTATTTTAGACGGCGCGTGAGGACTACCAGCACAATGACAGCTACCAGAAGATCCAGGAAGATTCCCAGTTCAATCACTAAAGGCAGGCCGCCGGTGATGGAAAGCCCCAGCAGATAGAGCCCGTTTTCTAATGTGACAAGGCCGACGATTTGCAGCGGCGCCTGGCGGCGGATCATCAAAAGCAGCAAACCTAACAATACTAAAGTAATGGCGGTAGAGAGAATGTCTCTGCCGCTGGAAGCGGGCAAAGCGCCAGACAGCAGGCCGTGCGAAAGCATGAGCAAGAGGCCGCCGGCGAAAAAAGACATATTGGGCGATAAAATGGGATGCGTTTCTTTTTCCGTTTTAAGGCGCAGCACCAGGCGGCGCAGGCTGTACGGGATAAGCAGCCCCTTGATGAGCAAAGTCAAAATAGCGGCGATGAAAAGATGGCTTTCATTTTGAGAAAGGCCGGCATATAAGCATACGCCGCTAAGGAGCAGCGATTGTAAAAAAAGAATGATAACTGCGGTTTTAAGCGCGGTTACACGCAGCAGAGTCAAGGCTGATGCTAGTAAAAGCATGGAAAGCAAAGACAAGAAAAGCGCCTCCTTAGTTTGATTAGAGTCTAGAAGAGAGAGAAAGTAAGGAAAAAACAGCCGACAGCGCCAGGTATTGCGGCACGCGGAAGAGGCGCATTTTGACGGTGACCATTTCCGCTAAGCCGATAAAGGGCGCTGTGAGCAGCGTTTTTAAAAATAAACCGAACAAGCCGTCGCAAGGAGCTGGCAGGACCGGCAAAAAAAGGGCGGCAAAGAGGAAGGCCAAGGTGAGTTCCCGGATCATGGAAGCCCAGTGGATGGGGGCTAAATCTTGACCTGCGTATTCTAAGACCATGGCTTCATGGATCATAGTGAGTTCCAGATGGGTATCCGGATTATCAACTGGAATGCGGCCGCTTTCTGCTAAAAGTACAGTGAAAAAAGCAGTTGCCGCGAAAATTTCCGGCAAACCAAAGGCGCGCAGCTGCGCCGTCGCCTGTAGCGAGGCGAGGCTGGTGGCTCCGGCGCTTAAGGCCAACTGGAAAAAAGAGAGCAGCAGCGCCGGCTCGACTAAAGCGGCGACGTACATTTCGCGGGAAGACCCCATGCCTCCAAAGGCGCTGGAGACTTCCAGACCGGCGATGGCCAGACAAAAGCGGCCTAACGCCCAGAGACCTCCTAAAAAAAGCAAATCATTGCCAGTGCCCGGGAGAATAGGAAGCATCGCGGCGGCTCCTAAGGCGCAGGCTGCGTAAAGAGGCGGCCAGGCTCCAAAGAGAGGGGAAGCGCTAGTAGAGCGCAGCGGCTGTTTGCGAAAAAGACGTTGCAGCTCTAAGTAAGGCTGCCAGATCGGAGCGCCCCTGCGGTTTTGCAGACACGCTTTGGTTTTGCGGACTATCCCGGTAAAGGCGGGGGCCAGTAAAGCCAAGCCGAGGGTTTGTAGGAAAAGCGACGTTGTATCCATGGGATCACCACCTAATGCTGTAATACAGGCAAGCAACTGTTGCCGTCAAAATATAAGCCATATAGAGCTGAATCGAGCCGGCCTGCATAGGACGCAGACGTGCGGCTGCGCGGAGAATGAAATGCTGCAGGGGCTGGTAAAGGTATTCGATAAGGTAGCGCGTGCGCGACAAGTGATGCTGCAAGGATCCTCCCCAATAGGGATGCGTTCCTTGGCGGAGCAGAACGCTTTGCGCCGGTCCAACAAGGCTGGCGAAGGCGCGCTGGAAGGGCTGTGCTTGCGCGGTGGCGCTGTAGCCAAAATGAGCTTCCGGCACAATACCGCAGGTCCAGGTAGGACGCTGCGCCGTTTGCCGCCGCGCTTGCAGCCAGGCAAGCAGTAAAGCAGCCAAGGCCAAGAGCCAGGCGGTGTTAGAATACGGCAGTGAGGGAAGGGGGCCTGCTTGCAGCCAGAGCAGGCGGAGTCCGTCTGCTTGCCATGTAGCTAGAAGCGTCAAAATAACCAGTCCCAAGGGAGCTTGAACAAGCGCGCCTTTGGGGGCGTGGAACTCAGAGCGCCAGGGCCTCTTTTCCGGTCCAAACACAGGCAGCGCCAAGGTCTTTAAAAAAGCGGCTGCGCTAGTGGCTGCCGCTAGGCCTAAGGCGGCTAGGGCGATGCCGGCGGGCAAGGGAGCGTCAACAGGACCGCTGCCTAAGGCTAAAATGCTTTGAAACAGCAGCCACTCGCCGGGAAATCCCGCGAAGAAAGGCAGGCCGGCGGCGCTGCAGCTGCCAATTCCCAGGCAAAGACAGACGCCCGGCATGCGGCGCCAGAGGCCGCCTAAGGCGTCAAGGCTGCCTGTGCCTACGGCATGAATAACCGAACCGACGCCTAAAAAGAGCAAACTTTTATAAAGAGCGTGCAAAAAGACGTGCAACAGCGCTCCATTCCAGGCAAGAGACGCCAAGTAAGCATCTCCGTAGAATTGGCCGAGCAGACCAGCGCCGAGAAGCGCAAAAATTAAGCCTAAATTTTCGGCGCTGCAAAAAGCGAGCAGGCGTTTCCAGTCGCCTTCCGTGACCGCGTATAGCGCGCCCATGAGCGCTGAAAGGCAGCCGGCGCCTACCAGCAGCCACCCCCACCAGGCGGCGGCGGCAAGGGGCAGAAAATCCCATAAGAAGCGGCACATGCCATAGACCGCCGTTTTCAACATGATGCCGGACATCAAGGCGGACACATGAGAGGGGGCGGCCGGATGCGCCCGGGACAGCCAGATATGTAACGGGACTAAACCGGCTTTGATGGCAAAGCCCAAGAATGCAAGCAAGAAAATAAGGCTGCTCAGCGGTCCTGGCAGCAAGCTGCCGAAGCTCGCAAAATCCAGGGAGCCGCTGGATGCGCTTAATAGAAGAAAAGAACCTAAAAGGCAGGCTGTGCCGATATGGGTCATCAGCAGGTAGAGAAAACCAGTACGAATAGAACGTTTCTTTTGATCCTGGTAACGGACCAGGAGAAAGGAGGTCCAGGCCATGATTTCCCAGGCAAAGAAAAAGAAATAAACCTGGGCGGAGGCAAAGACGCCAGCCATGCCGGCGAGAAATAGATTCCAGCAGGAGGCGAGGCGGCGCGGCTGTTGCAGAGAACTGGTGTAAGCGATAGCGTACCAGGAAGCAAAAACGCCTACCAGGCCAAAAGGCAGAAAAAAAGAAGCTGCCAACCAATCCAATTTTAGTAATTCGGATTTGCCAGGCAGCACGGAGACAGGAAGTAAAGACATATTTGGTTGTAACAGGCAGACTGCTAGGGCAATCAGGCAGATACTTCCGGCTATGCTGCACAGATAAGCCATTCTAGTCCGGGCGGGGAGCGGTGGCAGAACTGAAAGACAGCCTAGGCTAAAAAAAGCAAGAGCTGCAAAAAATAACCAATCTACCGACACGAGAAAACACCTTCTTCATTAACATTTCCAATGTACTTTCTCAATAGAAAGCTGGATAGCATCAACATTTTATTATAAATTTCATAAAAGAACAAAAGTAGTATTTTCGTAAATTAGCGTATAAAAATGCGATAATAACGCATGAGCATAAATTTTTGAAAAAATCCGTACAGAAGCAAAAAAATACAGCTTATTAGGACGTAAAGCGAAGAAACGGTTAAAAGGAGGCGTGGTTTCCTCAAAAAAAGAACCCGCAGCGCGGAGCTTGCGGGTTGGGGCAAGTTGCTGACTTTAGAGAAAGTCCTTGGCAAGAGACTGCAAAAAAGAAGTATATTTACTAGCTTTCCGTCGGAACGGCAAGAGGCTGAGCCGCGCGCAAACGCAGCTGTTCTTCTTTAATGCGAAGCAGCCAGTCGTCTGCTTCGGAAAAAAGGCGGTATTCAACGCCGCTGTTCACACTAAGCGGCTGTACTTCCCAGATATTGAGCTTGCGGGTCTGTTTGGTGAAAAGAGGATTGCCGGAGAGACAAAACAAGGTCCCTTGTAAACGAATGGAAACAAAGGTCTCGTCATCATACATCCCGTGACTGTACGTGAACTCCTGGACTGTATCAAGGCGGATGGCCAGCAGCAAGGAGGCCTGGCTATTGCGACGCAATTCTTCCAAAGCGGCTGCATCCCAACTGGCAGGGAGAGACGTAGTTATGCGTTCGTAAATCGGGAGTCGGTAGGCACGCTCCATTTTTTGCGTAAGCGCTGCGGCAACTTGCGGGGGGATGTCGCCGGAAACTGGAACGAGGGCAATGCGTTCGACAGGGAAAGCGCCGACTGTGGCCGGACTTATCCAGAGGCAGAAAAGGCAAAGCAGCAAAGCAAACCAACGATACATGCAAATCCCTCCTACGATCAAAATCTTTTATTTCAGTATATCACGGAAAAAAATAAAAAATAAAATCAAATAAAATGCAGAAAAGCAGTGGTTTATAAGTGAAAAAGATAAAAAATGCATGAAAATGAGGATATATACGGCTTTTCCCGTGGAGAAGAATCTCGTATAATAAAAAACGGACACAGAAGTGTCTGAATTTTTTAGCAGCATAATGTATACATAATACGTAATTCAGAATCAAAAATAGAAAGTATCGTAGGGAGGTGGGATGAGCTATCAATCGTAAGTAAAACATTCTGCTACGTGTGGATGGTTGGAAAGAAGACAGGAGGGTGTAAAACGTGAAGGGTAAGTTGATTCGCGGTGTGTTGTGTGCGTTGATCGGTCTGGGAATTTGGTTTGCGCCGCTGCCGGAAGGCGTCAAGGTGGAGGCATGGCATCTGTTAGCCGTTTTTATCGCCACGATTGCCGCCTTTATCTTACAGCCGGTTGCTATTGGCTCTGCAGCTGTTATTGGTTTAGCTACCGTTGTATTTACAGGCGTGCTGAAGCCGGGGCAAGCGCTGGAAGGGTTTTCCGCTACGGTTATCTGGCTGATTGTAGCTGCCTTTATGTTTTCCAAAGGTTTTATAAAAACAGGCTTGGGACGACGGATTGCCTTCGTTTTGATGGAACGTTTCGGCAGCAGTACTTTAAAACTGGCCTATACGCTTTCTTTTACTGACTTGATTGTGGCGCCTTTTACTCCTTCTAATACGGCGCGAGGCGGCGGTATTATTTATCCTATTACGCGCAGCTTGTGTACCGCCTTTGGCTCGGAACCGGGGCCGTCACGACGCAGGGTAGGCGCTTACCTCATGTTCAGCGCCTATAGCGCGGTAATTATCAGCGCTTCAATCTTTATGACGGCGGCTTCCAATAATGTAGTGGCCGTGAAATTGACGCAAGACTTGTTTGGCCAGACCATCACCTGGATGGATTGGTTTTTAGCTACCTCGCTTCCAGGTGCGATCTGTACGATTTTCTTTCCTTATTTGATTTACAAGCTTTATCCGCCGGAAATCAAAGAAACGCCGGAGGCGAAGACGCTGGCGAGGGATGAGCTGCAGCGCATGGGACCCATGAGTTCTGCCGAAAAAATTCTCACGGTGATTTTTGGCGCGGCCTTGGCGCTTTGGGCCACCACCTCAATTACTAATTTTGATTCCGCTTTTATTGCGATTGCCGGTTTGTCAGCCATGCTGCTGACCAAGGTGCTTGACTGGGAAGATGTATTGGACGAAAAAGGCGCCTGGGATGTGCTCATTTGGATGGGCGTTTTGGTTAATATGGCTTCCTATTTGGCTAAGTTCGGCTTGATGAGTTGGTTTGCTTCGGCTGTAGGTGCGCAGTTAGCCGGGATTGAATGGTTGACGATGTTAATTGTGCTTTTCATTGTTTATAATTACGTTCACTACGGCTTCGCCAGTAATACGGCTCATGTTATGGCTTTGTTCGGAGCGTTTGCGACCGTAGCCGTGGCGGCGGGAGCGCCTGTGCTGTTGACAGCCATTTTATTAGGCGTTTTTGCTAATACTTGCTCCATGCTGACTCACTTTGCTTGCGGGGTAACACCGATATTTTTTGGCGCTGGCTATATTACTATGGGCGAGTTTTGGAAAATAGGCTTTGTTTTGGCAACCGTGCACATTTTGATCTGGCTCGGTATTGGGATGCCTTGGATGAAATTGCTGGGAATTTGGTAAAATCAAAAAAATAACATATGCATGGATTTTGCAGGAATTATAAGCGATTTATTTGAAAATAAGTGTAACTTTTGCCTTGCAAAGGAGATTTTGGAGAGGTATAATGAACTCAAGAAAGAGGGCAGAAAAATCTGCCTTTTCAATTGAGCATACATGTATACAAAATATACAATAAGTTGTACAAAACACGGCGCTTTTGAAAAGCAACTGTGGGAGAAATGAAAAGGGGGAAATGGTTATGCGTTTAGAACATGATTTTCTCGGAGAATTGCAAGTAGCGGACGAGGTGTATTACGGAGTGCAAACCATGCGAGCCATGGAGAATTTTCGTATCACAGGCCACAATCTGGACAGCGATTTCATTGTTGCCCTGGCGATGGTGAAAAAGGCGGCGGCTAAGGCCAATATGGCGACAGGACGCTTGGATCAAA
Proteins encoded:
- a CDS encoding NADH-quinone oxidoreductase subunit C translates to MQSHDVLPVNWQAQTAQLHGRDYQLSALFANDERALHGVYAIYAVFFQAQEQDLQLLRLPLSASSTSFPSITAIFPGAAWYEREIHDLFGLSPAGHPDLRPLVLHHARGVFPLRKDAGAAIPPEGEAFPVPRASGEGLFETPVGPIHAGIIEPGHFRFTQAGENVLHLEARLFYTHRGVEKAMEGRTVSQALHGVERVCGACSVTHAMAFCQAIETLCRQEIPPRAAMLRLIACELERLYNHLGDMGNLCAGVGFHAGVSIGSRLKEDCQRWNERLTGHRFLRSWITPGGVSRDINDKDQQELLQFLGQLEEKVKNFIDLLAGHDALSQRTETTGILPHKAALELGVVGPAARASGVDIDLRRDLPYGAYQALQPHIPVRKEGDVAARLFLRADEAQESLLLLSKALRQLPPGPMQTPIPPLPPPGSALGWAESPRGGEFIWLQIDSSGHLSRLFLRSASYPNWMAVPLTVPGNIIPDFPLINKSFELCYACLDR
- a CDS encoding proton-conducting transporter membrane subunit; its protein translation is MYLFALFTMFCPLAAAIGSILLFKNSPWLYRFNVAAAVLSLSAVGWLWLQGPLPLSWDNWLYVDALSLIFSLLVASLGLSALAVSGPYLAAEIAGGHLQPRRLGQYYALLQLFIFTMQSALFLENLGFVWVAIEATTLASTLLVAFQSNRSSLEAAWKYVLLCTVGISLAMLGAILLYQAQATAGVALDQPLSLVALSQPGVLLDAPLSRLAFAFLLIGYATKAGLAPMHTWLPDAHSQAPAPVSGLLSGALLSCAFYVLLRHIAILRPSLPPELPETALLALGILSLAVAVPFLLLQHDLKRLLAYSSVEHMGILAIGAGVGTPAALFACLLHVLTHGFTKSALFYAAGFITQEYHSRQLSRIRGLLQTSPFLGWIFLAAMLSITGTPPFSVFLSKFLLLQALFAADRPWLAALLLLLLAGAFAGLMHYAGQLTGGTAPHSHHSVPLNHLTRFILVGSLLLVAIGGLFLPDMLVQLLNDATLIALGGAPYAKP
- a CDS encoding hydrogenase translates to MSLLSMLLLASALTLLRVTALKTAVIILFLQSLLLSGVCLYAGLSQNESHLFIAAILTLLIKGLLIPYSLRRLVLRLKTEKETHPILSPNMSFFAGGLLLMLSHGLLSGALPASSGRDILSTAITLVLLGLLLLMIRRQAPLQIVGLVTLENGLYLLGLSITGGLPLVIELGIFLDLLVAVIVLVVLTRRLKYSFQTTDTSVLKNLKG
- a CDS encoding proton-conducting transporter membrane subunit: MSVDWLFFAALAFFSLGCLSVLPPLPARTRMAYLCSIAGSICLIALAVCLLQPNMSLLPVSVLPGKSELLKLDWLAASFFLPFGLVGVFASWYAIAYTSSLQQPRRLASCWNLFLAGMAGVFASAQVYFFFFAWEIMAWTSFLLVRYQDQKKRSIRTGFLYLLMTHIGTACLLGSFLLLSASSGSLDFASFGSLLPGPLSSLIFLLAFLGFAIKAGLVPLHIWLSRAHPAAPSHVSALMSGIMLKTAVYGMCRFLWDFLPLAAAAWWGWLLVGAGCLSALMGALYAVTEGDWKRLLAFCSAENLGLIFALLGAGLLGQFYGDAYLASLAWNGALLHVFLHALYKSLLFLGVGSVIHAVGTGSLDALGGLWRRMPGVCLCLGIGSCSAAGLPFFAGFPGEWLLFQSILALGSGPVDAPLPAGIALAALGLAAATSAAAFLKTLALPVFGPEKRPWRSEFHAPKGALVQAPLGLVILTLLATWQADGLRLLWLQAGPLPSLPYSNTAWLLALAALLLAWLQARRQTAQRPTWTCGIVPEAHFGYSATAQAQPFQRAFASLVGPAQSVLLRQGTHPYWGGSLQHHLSRTRYLIEYLYQPLQHFILRAAARLRPMQAGSIQLYMAYILTATVACLYYSIRW
- the nuoB gene encoding NADH-quinone oxidoreductase subunit NuoB, which encodes MWKLLNTIFQTGCVTEKTAAPSPLTLRGRLQQTESCSQCHHCVSACPTGALTTQPDWQWNPERCTFCGLCLESCERHLLQHVPESYHAFHTALGKELAEETHRIFGRSLAIRHLDAGSCNACDFEMAALGNPYYDLARYGISFVASPRHADLLMVTGGVTHHLKDAVLRTYEAMPEPKRVLTVGACSSGGCVNGAPYALAGKVEDFIPVHMKLPGCPPRPQALLYALLLLIGRKP
- a CDS encoding DASS family sodium-coupled anion symporter — translated: MKGKLIRGVLCALIGLGIWFAPLPEGVKVEAWHLLAVFIATIAAFILQPVAIGSAAVIGLATVVFTGVLKPGQALEGFSATVIWLIVAAFMFSKGFIKTGLGRRIAFVLMERFGSSTLKLAYTLSFTDLIVAPFTPSNTARGGGIIYPITRSLCTAFGSEPGPSRRRVGAYLMFSAYSAVIISASIFMTAASNNVVAVKLTQDLFGQTITWMDWFLATSLPGAICTIFFPYLIYKLYPPEIKETPEAKTLARDELQRMGPMSSAEKILTVIFGAALALWATTSITNFDSAFIAIAGLSAMLLTKVLDWEDVLDEKGAWDVLIWMGVLVNMASYLAKFGLMSWFASAVGAQLAGIEWLTMLIVLFIVYNYVHYGFASNTAHVMALFGAFATVAVAAGAPVLLTAILLGVFANTCSMLTHFACGVTPIFFGAGYITMGEFWKIGFVLATVHILIWLGIGMPWMKLLGIW
- a CDS encoding NADH-quinone oxidoreductase subunit H, with amino-acid sequence MDTTSLFLQTLGLALLAPAFTGIVRKTKACLQNRRGAPIWQPYLELQRLFRKQPLRSTSASPLFGAWPPLYAACALGAAAMLPILPGTGNDLLFLGGLWALGRFCLAIAGLEVSSAFGGMGSSREMYVAALVEPALLLSFFQLALSAGATSLASLQATAQLRAFGLPEIFAATAFFTVLLAESGRIPVDNPDTHLELTMIHEAMVLEYAGQDLAPIHWASMIRELTLAFLFAALFLPVLPAPCDGLFGLFLKTLLTAPFIGLAEMVTVKMRLFRVPQYLALSAVFSLLSLSSRL